In Streptomyces longhuiensis, the following proteins share a genomic window:
- a CDS encoding glycoside hydrolase family 13 protein has product MSQHTADTAQAPTTSASTSVPAQASTGWWRDAVIYQVYPRSFADSNADGMGDLEGIRARLPHLRDLGVDAVWLSPFYASPQADAGYDVADYRAVDPMFGSLLDADAVIRDAHGLDLRVIVDLVPNHSSDQHEWFKRALAEGPGSPLRERYHFRAGKGANGELPPNDWESIFGGPAWTRVADGEWYLHLFAPEQPDLNWEHPAVGDEFRSILRFWLDMGVDGFRIDVAHGLVKAEGLPDLGAHEQLKLLGNDVMPFFDQDGVHDIYRAWRLILDEYAGERIFVAEAWTPTVERTANYVRPDELHQAFNFQYLSSYWDATELRDIIDRSLDSMRPVGAPATWVLSNHDVTRHTTRYANPPGLGTQQRVAAEPALGLRRARAATLLMLALPGSAYVYQGEELGLPDVVDLPDEVRQDPSFFRAAGQDGFRDGCRVPIPWTVDGPSYGFGAGGSWLPQPAGWGALSVEAQTGVPGSTLEMYRSALAVRRAHPALGAGDSVEWLQAPEGVLAFRREARGDGEAFVCVANTTGAPVRVTVSGRVLLTSSAADDIEQGDGHAVVPADTTVWWTV; this is encoded by the coding sequence ATGAGTCAGCACACTGCCGACACGGCGCAGGCCCCCACGACCTCCGCCTCGACCTCCGTTCCCGCGCAGGCGTCCACCGGCTGGTGGCGCGACGCGGTGATCTACCAGGTCTATCCGCGCAGCTTCGCCGACAGCAACGCCGACGGCATGGGTGACCTCGAAGGCATCCGCGCCCGGCTCCCGCACCTCAGAGACCTCGGCGTGGACGCGGTGTGGCTCAGCCCGTTCTACGCGTCCCCGCAGGCGGACGCCGGCTACGACGTCGCCGACTACCGTGCCGTGGACCCGATGTTCGGCTCCCTCCTCGACGCGGACGCCGTGATCCGCGACGCGCACGGACTGGACCTGCGCGTCATCGTCGACCTCGTCCCCAACCACTCGTCCGACCAGCACGAGTGGTTCAAGAGGGCCCTCGCCGAAGGCCCGGGATCGCCGCTGCGCGAGCGCTACCACTTCCGGGCGGGCAAGGGCGCGAACGGTGAACTGCCTCCCAACGACTGGGAGTCCATCTTCGGCGGCCCCGCCTGGACGCGCGTCGCCGACGGTGAGTGGTACCTCCACCTCTTCGCGCCCGAGCAGCCCGACCTCAACTGGGAACACCCCGCCGTCGGCGACGAGTTCCGCTCCATCCTGCGGTTCTGGCTCGACATGGGCGTCGACGGCTTCCGCATCGACGTGGCCCACGGCCTCGTCAAGGCCGAGGGCCTGCCCGACCTCGGGGCGCACGAACAGCTGAAGCTGCTCGGCAACGACGTCATGCCGTTCTTCGACCAGGACGGCGTGCACGACATCTACCGCGCCTGGCGCCTGATCCTCGACGAGTACGCGGGCGAGCGCATTTTCGTCGCGGAGGCGTGGACCCCCACCGTCGAGCGCACCGCGAACTACGTGCGCCCCGACGAGCTGCACCAGGCCTTCAACTTCCAGTACCTGTCCTCCTATTGGGACGCGACCGAGCTGCGCGACATCATCGACCGCTCGCTCGACTCGATGCGCCCCGTCGGAGCCCCCGCCACCTGGGTCCTGTCCAACCACGACGTCACCCGGCACACCACGCGCTACGCCAACCCGCCCGGCCTCGGCACCCAGCAGCGCGTCGCCGCGGAGCCGGCGCTCGGCCTGCGCCGCGCCCGCGCCGCGACCCTGCTCATGCTGGCGCTGCCCGGCTCGGCGTACGTCTACCAGGGCGAGGAGCTCGGCCTGCCCGACGTCGTCGACCTGCCCGACGAGGTGCGACAGGACCCGTCGTTCTTCCGCGCGGCCGGGCAGGACGGCTTCCGCGACGGATGCCGGGTGCCGATCCCGTGGACCGTCGACGGGCCCTCGTACGGCTTCGGGGCGGGCGGCTCGTGGCTGCCGCAGCCCGCGGGCTGGGGCGCGCTGAGCGTGGAGGCGCAGACCGGGGTGCCCGGCTCGACCCTGGAGATGTACCGCTCGGCGCTGGCCGTGCGGCGCGCGCACCCGGCGCTCGGCGCCGGTGATTCCGTCGAGTGGCTTCAGGCCCCCGAGGGCGTGCTCGCGTTCCGGCGGGAGGCGCGCGGCGACGGCGAGGCGTTCGTGTGCGTCGCGAACACGACGGGCGCCCCGGTGCGCGTGACCGTGTCGGGCCGGGTCCTGCTGACCAGCTCGGCCGCCGACGACATCGAGCAGGGTGACGGTCACGCGGTCGTTCCCGCCGACACGACCGTGTGGTGGACCGTCTGA